One window of the Runella slithyformis DSM 19594 genome contains the following:
- a CDS encoding alpha/beta hydrolase, which yields MNRMVIAGHSLEAATAAVAMASDSRFKAAVNIDGTLYGELLKPTCPRPFLLIESKKEGGERFRRYENGNQRLFKQFGGGYRYEIIEADHYSFTDAPFLLTPPTRFLAGAFLGFGHIPTKTHRATIDLLHAFFQGVLNDKSTDLDSVANRYQGIIRKLID from the coding sequence CTGAACCGCATGGTGATTGCGGGACATTCGTTGGAGGCCGCTACGGCCGCTGTTGCCATGGCGTCTGATTCGCGCTTTAAAGCGGCGGTAAATATAGACGGTACGCTCTATGGTGAATTACTAAAACCAACCTGTCCGCGCCCTTTCCTATTGATAGAAAGCAAAAAAGAGGGAGGTGAACGTTTTCGGAGGTACGAAAATGGAAATCAACGGCTCTTTAAACAATTTGGGGGAGGATATCGGTATGAGATCATTGAAGCTGACCATTATAGTTTTACGGATGCACCGTTTCTGCTGACACCCCCGACTCGCTTTTTGGCCGGTGCTTTTTTAGGGTTTGGTCATATTCCCACCAAGACGCATAGGGCAACCATAGACCTTCTACATGCGTTCTTTCAGGGGGTTCTGAACGATAAATCCACTGATTTAGATTCTGTGGCTAACCGGTATCAAGGTATCATTCGAAAGCTGATTGATTGA